The proteins below come from a single Zea mays cultivar B73 chromosome 8, Zm-B73-REFERENCE-NAM-5.0, whole genome shotgun sequence genomic window:
- the LOC100274560 gene encoding mediator of RNA polymerase II transcription subunit 27-like isoform X1 produces MMQQAQAHTSALAGAPSASAVAPTVAHPHDPVGGDAPPKQVAQAMERLGRAGRFIADIRLGADRLLEALFVSGDAPPYSVRQHVDRMERIIVKEDAAMRLHFQDLRALGRQLEESGVLNGALKAQGNSWGLHMPLVCPDGAVVAYAWKRQLAGQAGASAVDRTRLALKAFTDQKRRFFPHLEDEVVSHLHDGQPGDTKKSKLFTSNGYLEEKSLSEILKNLEHEVPNIKIFTYWHLDWSKRASSLASLLDDDFVDPSKELNLQNMDKSRSDALTTTIDQVAVIELLVPSIFRAVVSLHPAGSTDPDAVAFFSPTEGGSYLHARGTSVHHVFKHVKEHADKALQYFINAEPSKALPLLLRWIASYQTLFTKVCSKCRRLLMMDKSLALLLPPVHRPYHQTSNVGPDLQEAYHIGCSSYDG; encoded by the exons ATGATGCAGCAGGCTCAGGCGCACACCTCGGCACTTGCGGGAGCGCCGTCGGCGTCGGCGGTGGCACCGACGGTGGCTCACCCGCACGATCCGGTGGGCGGGGATGCGCCGCCGAAGCAGGTGGCTCAGGCGATGGAGCGGCTGGGCCGTGCTGGCCGGTTCATCGCGGACATCCGGCTCGGCGCGGACCGCCTCCTCGAGGCTCTTTTCGTCTCCGGCGACGCGCCCCCGTACAGCGTGCGCCAGCACGTCGACAGGATGGAGCGTATTATCGTCAAGGAGGATGCCGCCATGCGCCTCCACTTTCAGGACCTACGCGCCCTCGGCAG GCAATTAGAGGAGTCTGGAGTTCTTAACGGGGCCCTTAAAGCTCAAGGCAATTCATGGGGCTTGCACATGCCACTCGTTTGTCCAGATGGTGCTGTTGTAGCTTATGCTTGGAAGCGTCAACTAGCAGGTCAGGCTGGTGCATCTGCTGTGGACAGGACTAG GTTAGCTCTCAAGGCTTTCACTGACCAGAAAAGAAGATTCTTTCCTCATCTAGAAGATGAAGTTGTTAGCCATCTCCATGATGGTCAACCTGGTGACACCAAAAAGTCAAAGTTGTTTACCAGCAATGGATATCTAGAGGAAAAATCTTTGTCTGAAATACTGAAAAATTTAGAACATGAAGTACCTAACATAAAAATATTCACATACTGGCATCTGGATTGGTCAAAAAGAGCTTCATCATTAGCATCTCTGTTGGATGATGACTTTGTGGATCCATCTAAAGAGCTGAACCTGCAAAATATGGACAAATCGAGATCTGATGCTCTGACAACTACCATAGACCAAGTTGCTGTTATTGAATTGCTGGTTCCTTCAATATTTAGAGCTGTAGTGTCATTGCATCCTGCTGGATCTACTGATCCTGATGCAGTGGCATTCTTCTCTCCCACTGAG GGAGGAAGCTATCTTCATGCAAGGGGCACATCGGTACATCATGTGTTTAAGCATGTAAAA GAACATGCTGACAAGGCATTGCAGTACTTCATCAATGCGGAGCCGAGTAAAGCACTACCTCTTCTTTTG CGTTGGATTGCCAGCTATCAGACTCTGTTTACGAAGGTTTGCAG CAAATGCAGACGGCTTCTGATGATGGACAAGTCTTTGGCTTTGCTGTTGCCTCCTGTCCACCGCCCCTATCACCAGACTTCAAATGTTGGACCAGATCTTCAAGAGGCCTACCACATTGGATGTTCCTCCTACGATGGCTAG
- the LOC100274560 gene encoding mediator of RNA polymerase II transcription subunit 27-like isoform X2, with translation MRRRSRWLRRWSGWAVLAGSSRTSGSARTASSRLFSSPATRPRTACASTSTGWSVLSSRRMPPCASTFRTYAPSAGRQLEESGVLNGALKAQGNSWGLHMPLVCPDGAVVAYAWKRQLAGQAGASAVDRTRLALKAFTDQKRRFFPHLEDEVVSHLHDGQPGDTKKSKLFTSNGYLEEKSLSEILKNLEHEVPNIKIFTYWHLDWSKRASSLASLLDDDFVDPSKELNLQNMDKSRSDALTTTIDQVAVIELLVPSIFRAVVSLHPAGSTDPDAVAFFSPTEGGSYLHARGTSVHHVFKHVKEHADKALQYFINAEPSKALPLLLRWIASYQTLFTKVCSKCRRLLMMDKSLALLLPPVHRPYHQTSNVGPDLQEAYHIGCSSYDG, from the exons ATGCGCCGCCGAAGCAGGTGGCTCAGGCGATGGAGCGGCTGGGCCGTGCTGGCCGGTTCATCGCGGACATCCGGCTCGGCGCGGACCGCCTCCTCGAGGCTCTTTTCGTCTCCGGCGACGCGCCCCCGTACAGCGTGCGCCAGCACGTCGACAGGATGGAGCGTATTATCGTCAAGGAGGATGCCGCCATGCGCCTCCACTTTCAGGACCTACGCGCCCTCGGCAG GAAGGCAATTAGAGGAGTCTGGAGTTCTTAACGGGGCCCTTAAAGCTCAAGGCAATTCATGGGGCTTGCACATGCCACTCGTTTGTCCAGATGGTGCTGTTGTAGCTTATGCTTGGAAGCGTCAACTAGCAGGTCAGGCTGGTGCATCTGCTGTGGACAGGACTAG GTTAGCTCTCAAGGCTTTCACTGACCAGAAAAGAAGATTCTTTCCTCATCTAGAAGATGAAGTTGTTAGCCATCTCCATGATGGTCAACCTGGTGACACCAAAAAGTCAAAGTTGTTTACCAGCAATGGATATCTAGAGGAAAAATCTTTGTCTGAAATACTGAAAAATTTAGAACATGAAGTACCTAACATAAAAATATTCACATACTGGCATCTGGATTGGTCAAAAAGAGCTTCATCATTAGCATCTCTGTTGGATGATGACTTTGTGGATCCATCTAAAGAGCTGAACCTGCAAAATATGGACAAATCGAGATCTGATGCTCTGACAACTACCATAGACCAAGTTGCTGTTATTGAATTGCTGGTTCCTTCAATATTTAGAGCTGTAGTGTCATTGCATCCTGCTGGATCTACTGATCCTGATGCAGTGGCATTCTTCTCTCCCACTGAG GGAGGAAGCTATCTTCATGCAAGGGGCACATCGGTACATCATGTGTTTAAGCATGTAAAA GAACATGCTGACAAGGCATTGCAGTACTTCATCAATGCGGAGCCGAGTAAAGCACTACCTCTTCTTTTG CGTTGGATTGCCAGCTATCAGACTCTGTTTACGAAGGTTTGCAG CAAATGCAGACGGCTTCTGATGATGGACAAGTCTTTGGCTTTGCTGTTGCCTCCTGTCCACCGCCCCTATCACCAGACTTCAAATGTTGGACCAGATCTTCAAGAGGCCTACCACATTGGATGTTCCTCCTACGATGGCTAG